The genome window CTCCTTTGAGTTGGAAGTTAATGGTTCACTCaatgaaatatatatttgtCGTAAAAGACCACGAAAGAGGACGAAAACTTGTGAGTTAGCTAGGGtttaagaattcactcaaagaAGGCTAAAAGAAATAGCAATCAGCAAATTCCAAACTTATCTTGCCAGCAACATACTGCCAACAGTGCCCCGGATAAGGAAACTtcaccattttttttcacacTTCACCACAATAAATAATCATATAACAACCAACAAAATTCTGCCTTTCGTGGGTGAAATAGCAAATTGACATCTGCTTGTTCTGATTTAGAAAGGAAAGCAAAAAGAATCGGATTGTAAGAATAAATACCAGCAAAGCCAAGACTTTCAGTTTGACCGGCAATTGCAGAATGCAAGCCCATTCTTAAAAAATCCGCCAGAATGAAAATGTCCAACTAGTATCTGCCTAGAATCAAATGCTTCCCCAAAATCCATAAAGAAAGCAACGAGATGATAGCAACAGCAAATTCAGCGACCCAAATTTTTGCGAAGGTGCTCCTGAAAGAAGTGAAAAAGTTAGgagtgaaaataaataaataaagaattgTCGACAAATTTTAGATTACAGACTTACTaaccttcaccgacgggtcagtcatggagggcggatcgggcgcaggggtgttatcggggaatccgattatagaactggctcgATACCTCGAAAATATGGCGACCATATTCCGAgcttattggcagcagaagaatgtctgcgacaaaaatggaggagtcgcaccattcgaatttgttccgacattcgggcggcattatcaccaCTAaacagttggtgtggagttgtcatcaggtgctgctgaaacttggcccacTGAATGAAagattcctgatgtgggtgccgggcactctaacatcgctggtaatgagaacAGATTGACAgattggctcgccgagggtatggatccacaatggtggggtcagaaccagctcttggaatccgaccatctactgtcaagtctactctgaagggtgaaattgcaaggattcacgcagccgagtggagaaatttgggctcttgctggcaggcgaaaatccttgtgaaagagcctagggtcactagagcggcatttttgttgtcccttaagaagtggaacatgaaaaccctagtagggcttttgacgggacactgttccttaaattaccatatggaaaaggtttggggtggtggtttcggttaagtgcagccaatgtgaggaggaggaggagacggtcttgcactttttatgcaactgCAAGGCCTCCTTagatctcaaacgaagacaccttggcaaggttttcttcaatgaagaatctgcgtactctctacctctggagaatgtgctcagattcgctaaagcctacgAACTACGTAGAcggaaagccattgaataggcgatttacggggatagtacaatgcgcctaacaatggcctgagtgctcggagctgcggcttcccccagtaaactaaactagctAAACTAGGAGTAAAAATAAGAAAGCACTCAGTGAGAAACAGCAGAGAGGTTATCACCAGACTCAGCGAGGGATACAAACTGGCAGAATGCTGGCATCCTTCACCATAAAGGCAATATTCCTAAGCGTAAGTCCAAAGTTCAAAGAGTGGTTCGCGACACGAAAACTCAGCTGAATGATGAAAGAAGTCTAAGCCCGTGCGAAAGCTTCTACATTTCAAAAATTCCCCTGGAAAAAGAATCGAACGCACAGCTGACAACTTTTCTGCTTTGGTTGAGCTTTTAGAGAACAACTATTAATTAATCTTCTTTACTGGAGCTTAAAAATACacttaaagtcttccctgcttgtcgtaagaagtGACTGTAGACTATAGAAAAATGCGGTATGCATGTGGTCTCCACAATTTttcccctttcatttcatactatAGACGGCAAGGTGAACGCAATTTATTACGAGCTATTAAATCTTACATCATAACTCCTTCCTAAAAAGGACACTGTCGATTGCTAATAAATATTAGGGAATCCACAAGTACTTCTTTGAAGTTGTATTTACAAAactcatttaattttctttagaaTATTGCAAATTGACTGTTTCAGTAATATCATGTTAATCACAGTAAATATTTCAGGTCGCAGCCGCTTCAGGATTCGATGTCGCATTGGTTGAAGTCAATGATCAAATAGCTGCAAAGTCTTTGGACAGcattaaaaaaagtttaactcGTGTTGCACGCAAGCAATTTAAAGAGAATGAAGACGCCCAACAGAAGTACATTGAGGAGACCATTCAACGAATTGATGGAACATCTGATCTTAGCAAATCTGTTAAAGGAACAGATTTGGTCATAGAAGCTATTGTTGAAAACATGAAAATTAAACATGAATTGTTCACCAAAATCGATAGTGTAAGTGTTGTATTGTTTTCGTTGATATAAGCGTGGTGCAGATTGATTTGCAACACTTTTTTCTGCTGCAGGCCGCCCCGCCACATACAATTTTCGCAAgtaacacatcatcgctaccaATCACTGAAATAGCCTCCGTTACCAAGCGAAAAGATCGCTTCGGTGGATTGCACTTCTTCAATCCAGTGCCTGTTATGCGTCTCTTGGAAGTAATCCGAATCAATGAGACTTCAGATGAGACTTACAAAAAAATGGTGGCATTTGGTGAAGCCATGGGGAAAACATGTATCACATGCAAAGACACACCTGGATTCGTTGTAAATCGTCTTCTAGTACCTTACATGGCTGAAGCAGTTCGTATGTTGGAACGCGGAGATGCTTCCGCTCGAGACATCGATACCGCTATGAAATTGGGAGCTGGCTATCCAATGGGACCGATTGAATTGTCAGATTATGTTGGACTGGATACTACACATCATATTTTGAAGGGATGGAACGAGAAATATCCTAATGATCCTTTGTTCAAGCCAATCAAACTTTTGGACAAGCTTGTTGAAGAGAAGAAGTTTGGAGTGAAATCAGGCGAAGGTTTTTATAAATACAATAAGAAATAAAGCTGGAAATTCACAGCGAACATTGAACGTAGTCAAAAAGCAACACGCATTTACCAACGCCACCCATAATCGTGCGCCCTAGGTGCCTTCGAgattgatatatttttttaaaacatctatttttttccatcttataaataaaaaaagtcaaTGTGAGAATGTTTTTTATTCATAACACCGCCTTGCAAATCAATTCCAGTTACGTTACTCTCGATTGTTCCAACTCTTTATATAACACTCCAAAGAAACTGACATCATTTGTAatgaaattcaatttgttttggagataaattttctcattttctagAGTAACTTATCGCAAGTTGCCATTAAACTATCGAGAAAATTGGACTATCTGTGttatttctacattcctgggtCCTTTCATACGAAAGTCATGTTGAGTCTCTGTTTATGCCCATTTATGCGTAATGTTTGAGATTATTGCTCGCCGCCATATAGTCATTCCAACCGTCTTATTCTTAAGTTTGAGCAAGCGGGAGAGAGGCCTCTGACGAATCGATAAGAAATACCTCGATTCTGCCTCATCACATACTTTCTAATCACATATCAAACAGGTAAAGTAGCTCTCATCGGAGAGGAATGATTATTTATGCTTACACTGTTTGCTTGTCGCTTCGAGCAGACCAAGATTTATCTACACCATTATCtctaaatcgttcaaataaaaaatctaaATGAATATCACGGTTTCTAGCGCGTTACAAATTCTTATTTACATGACTAGTTTGTTTTCGCTCACTTTGTTTCTCATTGGCATTCAGTTATTCTATTAA of Hermetia illucens chromosome 4, iHerIll2.2.curated.20191125, whole genome shotgun sequence contains these proteins:
- the LOC119653729 gene encoding hydroxyacyl-coenzyme A dehydrogenase, mitochondrial-like codes for the protein MASTVLQTFVRKMSSSAAKEIKHVTIIGGGLMGSGIAQVAAASGFDVALVEVNDQIAAKSLDSIKKSLTRVARKQFKENEDAQQKYIEETIQRIDGTSDLSKSVKGTDLVIEAIVENMKIKHELFTKIDSAAPPHTIFASNTSSLPITEIASVTKRKDRFGGLHFFNPVPVMRLLEVIRINETSDETYKKMVAFGEAMGKTCITCKDTPGFVVNRLLVPYMAEAVRMLERGDASARDIDTAMKLGAGYPMGPIELSDYVGLDTTHHILKGWNEKYPNDPLFKPIKLLDKLVEEKKFGVKSGEGFYKYNKK